From a region of the Actinomadura luzonensis genome:
- a CDS encoding TIGR03557 family F420-dependent LLM class oxidoreductase: MTTFGYFLSSEEHGPKELVRQAKAAERAGFEALWISDHFHPWLDEQGQAPFVWSVIGALAEATSLPITTAVTCPLVRTHPVIIAHAAATSAALTGGRFRLGVGTGEALNEHVVDSRWPPLAERLDMLEEAVEIMRELFTGKLVTHRGRHYNVDTARLYTLPDEPAPILMSGFGEKSTELAGRIADGYITTMPDADAVKRYRDAGGAGKPVCGGLKACYAADEATARKTVHRLWPTQGIKGEASQLLPLPRHFEQLAEMVSEDDAVGGSPVGPDPETHVQAIRQYVDAGFDEVYVSQIGQDQDAFFDFYAREVLPRVR, from the coding sequence ATGACGACTTTCGGCTATTTCCTGTCGAGTGAGGAGCACGGCCCGAAGGAACTGGTGCGCCAGGCCAAGGCCGCGGAACGCGCCGGCTTCGAGGCCCTGTGGATCTCCGACCACTTCCACCCCTGGCTGGACGAGCAGGGCCAGGCCCCGTTCGTCTGGTCGGTGATCGGCGCCCTGGCCGAGGCCACGTCCCTGCCGATCACCACCGCCGTGACCTGCCCCCTGGTCCGCACCCACCCGGTCATCATCGCGCACGCCGCCGCCACCAGCGCGGCGCTGACCGGCGGGCGCTTCCGGCTCGGCGTGGGCACCGGCGAGGCGCTGAACGAGCACGTCGTCGACTCCCGCTGGCCCCCGCTCGCCGAGCGGCTGGACATGCTGGAGGAGGCCGTCGAGATCATGCGCGAGCTGTTCACCGGCAAGCTCGTGACGCACCGCGGCCGCCACTACAACGTCGACACCGCCCGCCTCTACACGCTGCCGGACGAGCCGGCCCCCATCCTCATGTCCGGCTTCGGCGAGAAGTCGACCGAGCTGGCCGGGCGCATCGCCGACGGCTACATCACCACCATGCCGGACGCCGACGCGGTCAAGCGCTACCGCGACGCCGGCGGCGCCGGCAAGCCGGTCTGCGGCGGCCTCAAGGCGTGCTACGCCGCCGACGAGGCCACGGCCCGCAAGACCGTGCACCGCCTGTGGCCCACCCAGGGCATCAAGGGCGAGGCCTCGCAGCTCCTGCCGCTGCCGCGGCACTTCGAGCAGCTCGCCGAGATGGTGAGCGAGGACGACGCCGTCGGCGGCAGCCCCGTCGGGCCCGACCCCGAGACGCACGTCCAGGCCATCCGGCAGTACGTGGACGCCGGCTTCGACGAGGTCTACGTCAGCCAGATCGGCCAGGACCAGGACGCCTTCTTCGACTTCTACGCCCGCGAGGTGCTGCCCCGCGTGCGCTGA
- a CDS encoding GPGG-motif small membrane protein produces the protein MATLLWIIAVILVIAGIYVILARRDLLWGIVLIVLGFLVGPGGVSIFNV, from the coding sequence ATGGCTACTTTGCTCTGGATCATCGCGGTAATCCTCGTCATCGCCGGGATCTATGTGATCCTGGCCCGGCGCGACCTTCTCTGGGGGATCGTGCTCATCGTCCTCGGGTTCCTGGTCGGCCCGGGTGGCGTCAGCATCTTCAATGTCTAG
- a CDS encoding PP2C family protein-serine/threonine phosphatase codes for MSKYPPFGRYETGAATARVREQLARLRHRMRNEAILDEATARLATEMNIRPGEAAEQLARMAQHSGLDLVEVAKGIERPHEEPPAPQDVPVWVRSMLEAVHASAMYLTPVTDDAGRVVDFRILAANRHARTPAGITADELSGRRLMAASPGVAGSGLVDDYIGVYESGEPVHREPMEFVEVVDYLLWPATLSVRAARVEDGLLVTWRQLDDEELLVSGWERAQRLAELGWGEWNLATERTLWTPQMYEMFGRDRADGPMALEDLPSVVVPEDLPIVEDQMRSLLQYREAVETEYRIQHRHGVRHLSILSEPILDGDGLPVKVRCLAQDVTRSRRRERALAVAHEQTLSQRRRAEEEHRVTVQLQNTILPLRRGLVHLPNLTVGVRYLPGEHLARLGGDWFKTRHIPDGRVLLCIGDAMGHGLTATSIMLQMRSGLAGLAYTGASAGQLTTWLNDLIVHGNEGVTVTGTAIIGHFDPRERTYCWTNAGHPTPLLIRDGRAEPLSGQPGMILGAFDAAEYRTTLTRLEPGDVLVLYTDGVVERRGADLEEGIAALVQAAHFCVGDDPEEMIDCLLRRLGGDSAEDDVCVLAARVL; via the coding sequence GTGAGCAAGTATCCGCCGTTCGGCCGCTACGAGACCGGAGCGGCCACGGCGCGAGTGCGTGAGCAGCTCGCCAGGCTGCGGCACCGCATGCGCAACGAGGCCATCCTCGACGAGGCCACGGCACGGCTCGCCACCGAGATGAACATCCGACCGGGCGAGGCCGCCGAGCAGCTCGCCAGGATGGCCCAGCACAGCGGCCTCGACCTGGTCGAGGTCGCCAAGGGCATCGAACGCCCGCACGAGGAGCCGCCTGCGCCCCAGGACGTCCCCGTGTGGGTGCGCAGCATGCTGGAGGCCGTGCACGCCTCGGCCATGTACCTCACCCCCGTCACGGACGACGCCGGCCGGGTCGTCGACTTCCGCATCCTGGCCGCCAACCGGCACGCCAGGACCCCCGCCGGCATCACGGCGGACGAGCTGTCCGGCCGCCGGCTCATGGCCGCGAGCCCCGGCGTGGCCGGCTCCGGCCTCGTCGACGACTACATCGGGGTCTACGAGAGCGGCGAGCCGGTGCACCGCGAGCCGATGGAGTTCGTGGAGGTCGTGGACTACCTGCTCTGGCCGGCCACGCTCAGCGTGCGCGCGGCCCGCGTCGAGGACGGCCTGCTGGTCACCTGGCGGCAGCTCGACGACGAGGAGCTGCTGGTCTCCGGCTGGGAACGCGCCCAGCGCCTGGCCGAGCTGGGCTGGGGCGAGTGGAACCTGGCCACCGAGCGCACGCTCTGGACGCCTCAGATGTATGAGATGTTCGGCCGCGACCGCGCCGACGGCCCCATGGCGCTGGAGGACCTGCCGAGCGTGGTGGTGCCGGAGGACCTGCCGATCGTCGAGGACCAGATGCGCTCGCTGCTGCAGTACCGCGAGGCGGTCGAGACCGAGTACCGCATCCAGCACCGGCACGGCGTGCGCCACCTGAGCATCCTCAGCGAGCCGATCCTGGACGGCGACGGCCTGCCGGTCAAGGTGCGCTGCCTGGCCCAGGACGTCACCAGGAGCCGCCGCAGGGAACGCGCCCTCGCCGTGGCCCATGAGCAGACCCTCTCCCAGCGCCGCCGCGCCGAGGAGGAGCACCGGGTCACCGTGCAGCTCCAGAACACGATCCTGCCGCTGCGGCGCGGCCTGGTCCACCTGCCGAACCTGACCGTCGGCGTGCGCTACCTGCCCGGCGAGCACCTGGCGCGGCTCGGCGGCGACTGGTTCAAGACCCGGCACATCCCGGACGGCCGGGTGCTGCTCTGCATCGGCGACGCGATGGGCCACGGCCTGACCGCGACCAGCATCATGCTCCAGATGCGCTCGGGGCTGGCCGGGCTGGCCTACACCGGCGCGTCCGCCGGGCAGCTCACCACCTGGCTGAACGACCTCATCGTGCACGGCAACGAGGGCGTCACCGTGACGGGCACCGCGATCATCGGGCACTTCGACCCGCGGGAGCGCACGTACTGCTGGACCAACGCCGGCCACCCCACGCCGCTGCTCATCAGGGACGGCCGGGCCGAGCCGCTGAGCGGGCAGCCCGGCATGATCCTCGGCGCGTTCGACGCCGCCGAGTACCGGACCACGCTGACCCGGCTCGAACCGGGCGACGTGCTCGTGCTCTACACCGACGGCGTCGTCGAGCGGCGCGGCGCGGACCTGGAGGAGGGGATCGCCGCCCTGGTCCAGGCCGCGCACTTCTGCGTCGGCGACGATCCCGAGGAGATGATCGACTGCCTGCTGCGGCGGCTCGGCGGGGACAGCGCCGAGGACGACGTGTGCGTCCTCGCGGCGCGGGTGCTCTGA
- a CDS encoding metallophosphoesterase family protein, which produces MTELRIAAVGDIHLGEDVRGQYRKRLEGIEDRADVFMLAGDLTRHGTLEEGRLVADELRGLPIPTVAVLGNHDYHSDLQYEIAAALRDAGVIVLHDDGVVIQCGDTKLGVVGGKGFGGGYAGKCASEFGEREIKNFVAHTRYIAEAWKVSLKEMTADLKVVLSHYSPIKETLEGEPPEIYPFLGSYLLAEAVDTAGADLILHGHAHKGREKGMTPGGIRVRNVALPVLGRAYAVYCLGENGSC; this is translated from the coding sequence TTGACTGAACTGCGCATCGCGGCCGTCGGAGACATCCACCTGGGCGAGGACGTGCGCGGCCAGTACCGCAAGCGCCTGGAGGGCATCGAGGACCGCGCCGACGTGTTCATGCTGGCCGGTGACCTGACCCGGCACGGCACCCTGGAGGAGGGCCGGCTGGTGGCCGACGAGCTGCGCGGCCTGCCCATCCCCACCGTGGCCGTGCTGGGCAACCACGACTACCACTCCGACCTGCAGTACGAGATCGCGGCCGCGCTCCGCGACGCCGGCGTGATCGTGCTCCACGACGACGGCGTGGTCATCCAGTGCGGCGACACCAAGCTGGGCGTGGTCGGCGGCAAGGGCTTCGGCGGCGGGTACGCGGGCAAGTGCGCGAGCGAGTTCGGCGAGCGCGAGATCAAGAACTTCGTGGCCCACACCCGCTACATCGCCGAGGCGTGGAAGGTGTCGCTGAAGGAGATGACCGCCGACCTCAAGGTGGTGCTCTCCCACTACTCCCCGATCAAGGAGACGCTGGAGGGCGAGCCGCCGGAGATCTACCCCTTCCTCGGCAGCTACCTCCTGGCCGAGGCGGTCGACACGGCCGGCGCCGACCTGATCCTGCACGGGCACGCGCACAAGGGGCGCGAGAAGGGCATGACGCCGGGCGGCATCCGGGTGCGCAACGTCGCGCTGCCGGTGCTCGGCCGCGCCTACGCGGTCTACTGCCTGGGCGAGAACGGCTCCTGCTGA
- a CDS encoding BON domain-containing protein translates to MEAPQYVAARVQQALAEDGRTHELGIRVDIRGDQLFLRGQVSGAEQRERLGQVAHEAAPDLRVHNEIMVVEVTEPGEDEHLD, encoded by the coding sequence ATGGAAGCTCCGCAGTACGTCGCGGCCCGCGTCCAGCAGGCGCTGGCCGAGGACGGACGCACCCACGAGCTGGGCATCCGCGTGGACATCCGTGGCGACCAGCTCTTCCTGCGCGGTCAGGTGAGCGGGGCCGAGCAGCGCGAGCGGCTCGGCCAGGTGGCCCACGAGGCCGCGCCGGACCTGCGCGTGCACAACGAGATCATGGTCGTGGAGGTCACCGAGCCGGGAGAGGATGAGCACCTTGACTGA
- a CDS encoding DNA topoisomerase IB, giving the protein MDPDGGPVRDPETLARIKALAIPPAWTDVWICTDPSGHLQAVGTDSAGRLQYRYHDLWREQQDRAKFDRVLEVAERLPAFRKTVDEQLQGRGLTRERVLATAARLLDIGFFRIGGESYDSYGLATLRMEHLTFAKGYVIFSYQAKGDIPREVEVADPAACAVLRSLKRSGGEGELLRYRRRDGGWADIRSEDINDYLREVIGWEVTAKDFRTWHATVLAAVGLAVSRPAVSEGPTKKKRAITRVMREVSEYLGNTPTVARTSYVDPRVVEAYDQGRTIAGALTELGADADFGQLATAGPVERAVIDLIHTV; this is encoded by the coding sequence GTGGACCCCGACGGCGGCCCCGTCCGCGACCCCGAGACGCTGGCCCGCATCAAGGCGCTGGCGATCCCGCCGGCCTGGACCGACGTGTGGATCTGCACCGACCCCTCCGGCCATCTCCAGGCCGTCGGCACGGACTCGGCGGGCCGCCTGCAGTACCGCTACCACGACCTGTGGCGCGAGCAGCAGGACCGCGCCAAGTTCGACCGGGTGCTGGAGGTGGCCGAGCGGCTGCCCGCGTTCCGCAAGACCGTGGACGAGCAGCTCCAGGGCCGCGGCCTGACCAGGGAGCGGGTCCTCGCCACCGCCGCCCGGCTGCTCGACATCGGCTTCTTCCGCATCGGCGGCGAGAGCTACGACAGCTACGGCCTGGCGACGCTGCGGATGGAGCACCTGACCTTCGCCAAGGGCTACGTGATCTTCTCCTACCAGGCCAAGGGCGACATCCCGCGCGAGGTCGAGGTGGCCGACCCGGCGGCCTGCGCGGTGCTGCGCTCGCTGAAGCGCTCCGGCGGCGAGGGCGAGCTGCTGCGCTACCGGCGGCGCGACGGCGGCTGGGCCGACATCCGCAGCGAGGACATCAACGACTACCTCCGCGAGGTCATCGGCTGGGAGGTCACCGCCAAGGACTTCCGCACCTGGCACGCGACGGTGCTGGCGGCCGTCGGGCTGGCGGTGTCCCGGCCGGCGGTCAGCGAGGGGCCGACCAAGAAGAAGAGGGCGATCACCCGCGTGATGCGGGAGGTCTCCGAGTACCTGGGCAACACCCCCACCGTGGCCCGGACGTCGTACGTGGACCCGCGCGTGGTCGAGGCGTACGACCAGGGCCGGACGATCGCGGGCGCCCTGACCGAGCTCGGCGCGGACGCCGACTTCGGCCAGCTCGCCACCGCGGGGCCGGTGGAACGGGCGGTCATCGACCTGATTCACACCGTTTGA
- a CDS encoding SDR family oxidoreductase, which yields MAPLRGRVVVVTGASGGVGRAVVRELGKQGAKVALLARGTTGLGAAAVDVGAAGGVGQVYETDMADYEQVRAAAERIETEMGPISVWINTAFSSVFAKFTDISPEEYERTTQVTYLGYVWGTKVALDLMGPRNQGAIVQTGSALAQRSIPLQSAYCGAKHAIQGFTESVRTELLADRSNIRITTVQLPAVNTPQFEWVLSKLRRHPQPVPPIYQPEVAARAIVYAAEHPERKEYWVGGMTAATLMAQRIAPALVDRYLARTGIQSQQTDEKPPSGVSNLWEPADDDHDYGAHGTFDRRSTARSPQLWLSQHRGPVLMGLAGGAAAAGALAFLRRR from the coding sequence ATGGCACCACTGCGAGGGCGGGTAGTCGTGGTGACGGGCGCGAGCGGCGGCGTTGGCCGGGCGGTCGTGCGCGAGCTGGGCAAGCAGGGCGCGAAGGTGGCGCTCCTGGCGCGAGGGACGACGGGGCTCGGCGCGGCGGCCGTCGACGTGGGGGCCGCGGGCGGCGTCGGCCAGGTCTACGAGACCGACATGGCGGACTACGAGCAGGTACGGGCGGCGGCCGAGCGCATCGAGACCGAGATGGGCCCCATCTCCGTCTGGATCAACACGGCCTTCTCCAGCGTCTTCGCCAAGTTCACCGACATCTCCCCGGAGGAGTACGAGCGGACGACGCAGGTCACCTACCTGGGCTACGTCTGGGGCACGAAGGTCGCCCTGGACCTCATGGGGCCGCGCAACCAGGGCGCGATCGTGCAGACGGGCTCGGCGCTGGCCCAGCGCTCGATCCCGCTGCAGTCGGCGTACTGCGGGGCCAAGCACGCGATCCAGGGCTTCACCGAGTCGGTGCGCACCGAGCTGCTGGCCGACAGGAGCAACATCAGGATCACCACCGTGCAGCTCCCGGCGGTCAACACGCCGCAGTTCGAGTGGGTGCTGAGCAAGCTGCGCCGGCACCCCCAGCCGGTGCCGCCGATCTACCAGCCGGAGGTGGCGGCGCGGGCCATCGTGTACGCCGCCGAGCACCCGGAGCGCAAGGAGTACTGGGTGGGCGGGATGACCGCCGCGACCCTGATGGCGCAGCGGATCGCGCCGGCGCTGGTGGACCGGTACCTGGCGCGCACCGGCATCCAGTCGCAGCAGACCGACGAGAAGCCGCCGAGCGGCGTGTCCAACCTTTGGGAGCCCGCCGACGACGACCACGACTACGGCGCGCACGGCACCTTCGACCGGCGCTCGACCGCCCGCAGCCCGCAGCTCTGGCTGTCGCAGCACCGCGGCCCGGTCCTGATGGGGCTGGCCGGCGGCGCGGCCGCGGCGGGCGCGCTCGCGTTCCTGCGCCGCAGGTGA
- a CDS encoding DUF1360 domain-containing protein: protein MTEILEKTERAYEGEHHRPLRGYLGIMAAYGGTVAVAAAAAALAGRRAPDRIGVMDLALMAACTHKVSRRIAKDPVTSPLRAPFTRYEGQSGPAELQESPRSALGELLACPFCLAQWVATGYAAGLVFAPKATRMIGATMTAVAVSDWLQLAYAKLMKAAE from the coding sequence ATGACGGAAATCCTGGAGAAGACGGAACGGGCCTACGAGGGCGAGCACCACCGGCCGCTCCGCGGCTACCTCGGGATCATGGCCGCCTACGGCGGCACGGTGGCGGTCGCCGCGGCGGCGGCCGCGCTGGCCGGGCGGCGGGCGCCGGACCGGATCGGGGTGATGGACCTGGCGCTGATGGCGGCCTGCACGCACAAGGTGTCGCGGCGCATCGCCAAGGATCCCGTCACGAGCCCCCTCCGCGCCCCCTTCACCCGGTACGAGGGCCAGAGCGGGCCCGCCGAGCTCCAGGAGAGCCCGCGAAGCGCGCTCGGCGAGCTGCTGGCCTGCCCGTTCTGCCTGGCGCAGTGGGTGGCGACCGGCTACGCGGCCGGTCTGGTGTTCGCGCCGAAGGCGACCCGTATGATCGGCGCGACGATGACGGCGGTGGCGGTGTCGGACTGGCTGCAGCTCGCCTACGCCAAACTGATGAAGGCGGCCGAGTGA
- a CDS encoding nucleotidyltransferase produces MSSHGHEVTDAILDTLKRASSGLKDAGVKFALAGGCAAYARGAAPSLHDVDFVLTEHDVPAALEALRGLGFQTAKPPEDWLVKAYDEGRLVDLIFRVSDLDITEELLDRAEPLKASAVIVPVLEATDLVISWLLPLSEHACDYGALLAQVRALREQVDWPRVAAVTEHSPYAATFITLLERLGVLSGPVEPSGDAKWP; encoded by the coding sequence ATGAGCAGCCACGGTCACGAGGTCACCGACGCCATCCTGGACACCTTGAAGCGCGCCAGCTCCGGGCTCAAGGACGCCGGGGTCAAGTTCGCGCTGGCCGGAGGTTGCGCGGCGTACGCGAGAGGCGCCGCCCCCTCCCTCCATGACGTCGATTTCGTTCTCACCGAGCACGACGTGCCGGCCGCCCTCGAGGCGCTGCGCGGGCTCGGCTTCCAGACCGCCAAGCCGCCGGAGGACTGGCTGGTCAAGGCGTACGACGAGGGCCGGCTGGTCGACCTGATCTTCCGGGTGTCCGACCTGGACATCACGGAGGAGCTGCTGGACCGGGCCGAGCCGTTGAAGGCGTCGGCGGTGATCGTGCCCGTGCTGGAGGCCACCGACCTGGTGATCTCGTGGCTGCTGCCGCTGTCGGAGCACGCCTGCGACTACGGGGCGCTGCTGGCCCAGGTGCGCGCGCTGCGCGAGCAGGTGGACTGGCCGCGGGTGGCGGCGGTGACGGAGCACTCGCCGTACGCGGCCACGTTCATCACCCTGCTGGAGCGGCTGGGCGTGCTGAGCGGGCCGGTCGAGCCGTCCGGCGACGCCAAGTGGCCCTGA
- a CDS encoding transketolase produces the protein MPERDLQYLAELAAQLRVDSVRAAAAAGSGHPTSSMSAADLMAVLFSCHLRYDFANPGNPANDHLIFSKGHASPLLYSLYKAAGVIDDEELLSFRKRGSRLEGHPTPRLPWVDVATGSLGQGLPVGVGVAMAGRLERMPYRVWVLCGDSELAEGSIWEAAEHAGDEGLANLTVIVDVNRLGQRGPTRHGWDTGAYARRFGAFGWHTIEIDGHDPGQIDFALADACNTRRRPTVILAKTRKGEGVLEVENREGAHGKALKDPGKAVEELGGTRDVRVEVHVPDEGPAPYRFEDGPLELPAYKVGDAVATRTAYGEALAALGAARGDVVALDGEVADSTRTQTFAEAFPERFFEMYIAEQQLVAAAVGLAVRGWKPYAATFAAFLTRAYDFIRMAGVSGASIRLVGSHAGVAIGEDGPSQMGLEDLAMMRPVHGSTVLYPCDANQTAALIAEMAELEGVSYLRTTRGDTPVIYEPGERFPVGGSRVLRRSAGDRATIVAAGVTVHEALAAADELAAADVPVGVIDLYSIKPVDAAALAEAATTTGNLITVEDHRLEGGLGDAVLEAVAELGPRVVKLGVSGLPASATPEEQLADARIDRRAIVAAVKRLL, from the coding sequence ATGCCTGAGCGCGATCTCCAGTACCTGGCCGAGCTGGCCGCCCAACTACGCGTCGACTCCGTCCGCGCCGCCGCGGCCGCCGGCTCCGGCCATCCGACCTCGTCGATGTCGGCGGCCGACCTCATGGCGGTGTTGTTCTCCTGCCACCTCCGCTACGACTTCGCCAACCCCGGCAACCCCGCCAACGACCATCTGATCTTCTCCAAGGGGCACGCCTCCCCCCTGCTGTACTCCCTCTACAAGGCGGCCGGCGTCATCGACGACGAGGAGCTGCTGTCGTTCCGCAAGCGCGGCAGCAGGCTGGAGGGGCACCCCACCCCGCGCCTGCCCTGGGTGGACGTCGCGACCGGCTCGCTCGGGCAGGGCCTGCCGGTCGGCGTCGGCGTGGCGATGGCCGGGCGGCTGGAGCGCATGCCCTACCGGGTGTGGGTGCTGTGCGGCGACAGCGAGCTGGCCGAGGGCTCGATATGGGAGGCCGCCGAGCACGCCGGCGACGAGGGCCTGGCCAACCTCACCGTCATCGTGGACGTCAACCGCCTCGGCCAGCGCGGGCCCACCCGGCACGGCTGGGACACCGGCGCCTACGCCCGCAGGTTCGGCGCGTTCGGCTGGCATACCATCGAGATCGACGGCCATGATCCCGGGCAGATCGACTTCGCGCTCGCCGACGCCTGCAACACCCGCAGACGGCCCACCGTCATCCTGGCCAAGACCCGCAAGGGCGAGGGCGTGCTGGAGGTGGAGAACCGCGAGGGCGCGCACGGCAAGGCGCTGAAGGACCCCGGCAAGGCCGTCGAGGAGCTGGGCGGCACCAGGGACGTCCGGGTCGAGGTGCACGTCCCCGACGAGGGCCCGGCGCCGTACCGGTTCGAGGACGGGCCTCTGGAGCTGCCGGCGTACAAGGTGGGCGACGCGGTGGCCACGCGGACGGCGTACGGGGAGGCGCTGGCGGCGCTCGGCGCGGCCAGGGGCGACGTGGTGGCGCTGGACGGCGAGGTGGCCGACTCGACGAGGACGCAGACGTTCGCCGAGGCGTTCCCCGAGCGCTTCTTCGAGATGTACATCGCCGAGCAGCAGCTCGTGGCGGCCGCGGTCGGGCTCGCGGTGCGCGGCTGGAAGCCGTACGCGGCCACGTTCGCGGCGTTCCTGACCCGGGCCTACGACTTCATCAGGATGGCCGGGGTGAGCGGCGCCTCGATCCGGCTGGTCGGCTCGCACGCGGGCGTGGCCATCGGCGAGGACGGGCCGTCCCAGATGGGGCTGGAGGACCTGGCCATGATGCGGCCGGTGCACGGCAGCACCGTGCTCTACCCGTGCGACGCCAACCAGACGGCGGCGCTGATCGCCGAGATGGCCGAGCTGGAGGGCGTGTCCTACCTGCGCACCACGCGCGGCGACACACCGGTGATCTACGAGCCGGGCGAGCGGTTCCCGGTGGGCGGCTCGCGGGTGCTGCGGCGCTCGGCCGGCGACCGGGCCACGATCGTGGCGGCCGGGGTGACCGTGCACGAGGCGCTGGCGGCGGCCGACGAGCTGGCCGCGGCCGACGTCCCGGTCGGGGTGATCGACCTGTACTCGATCAAGCCGGTGGACGCGGCCGCGCTGGCCGAGGCGGCCACCACGACCGGCAACCTCATCACGGTCGAGGACCACCGGCTGGAGGGCGGGCTCGGGGACGCCGTGCTGGAGGCCGTCGCCGAGCTCGGTCCCCGGGTGGTCAAGCTGGGGGTGAGCGGGCTGCCCGCCTCGGCCACCCCCGAGGAGCAACTGGCCGACGCACGCATTGACCGCCGCGCCATTGTCGCGGCGGTCAAGCGCTTGCTGTGA
- a CDS encoding ChaB family protein: MPGVEELPSTIKRSPKKAQRTWIKAHDSAVQEYGEGRRAHMTAFAALKHSFEKVGDHWEPKAEKGPSDKGATDRSGCTAEGVDANASKEHLRDVAKRLGVRGRSKMKKKELVEAIKKANRKATAKAR, translated from the coding sequence ATGCCAGGTGTCGAGGAGCTGCCGTCCACGATCAAGCGCTCGCCGAAGAAGGCGCAGCGTACCTGGATCAAGGCGCACGACAGTGCCGTGCAGGAGTACGGAGAGGGCAGGCGCGCTCACATGACCGCGTTCGCCGCGCTGAAGCACTCCTTCGAGAAGGTCGGCGACCACTGGGAGCCGAAGGCCGAGAAGGGCCCGTCCGACAAGGGCGCGACGGACCGGTCCGGCTGCACGGCCGAGGGAGTGGACGCCAACGCCAGCAAGGAGCACCTGCGGGACGTGGCGAAGCGGCTGGGCGTGCGCGGCCGCTCGAAGATGAAGAAGAAGGAACTGGTGGAAGCCATCAAGAAGGCCAACAGGAAGGCCACCGCGAAGGCGCGGTGA
- a CDS encoding shikimate kinase, which produces MSKNKPVVVIGLMGSGKTTAGRLLAEALDLRLSDSDPFLRARYGGTAAQIAAREGADALHRHEAEHVLHELATGEPEVIAAAASTVEDPEVRRALREAFVVWVDADDAVLAERMKSGDHRPGFDPKAMRARREPYFAEIADLRCDVGVRRPEEVRDEVLRELRSRGLA; this is translated from the coding sequence ATGTCGAAAAACAAACCAGTCGTGGTGATCGGGCTGATGGGCTCGGGTAAGACGACCGCCGGCCGCCTCCTCGCGGAGGCTCTTGACCTGCGCTTAAGCGACAGCGACCCGTTCCTGCGGGCGCGGTACGGCGGCACGGCCGCGCAGATCGCCGCCCGCGAAGGCGCCGACGCCCTCCACCGCCACGAGGCCGAGCACGTCCTGCACGAGCTGGCGACCGGCGAGCCTGAGGTGATCGCCGCGGCCGCCAGCACCGTCGAGGACCCCGAGGTGCGGCGGGCGCTCCGCGAGGCGTTCGTGGTGTGGGTGGACGCCGACGACGCCGTGCTCGCCGAGCGCATGAAGTCGGGCGACCACCGCCCCGGCTTCGACCCCAAGGCCATGCGGGCCCGCCGCGAGCCGTACTTCGCGGAGATCGCCGACCTGCGCTGCGACGTGGGCGTCCGGCGGCCCGAGGAGGTGCGGGACGAGGTGCTGCGGGAGTTGCGCTCCCGGGGCCTGGCATAA